The Telopea speciosissima isolate NSW1024214 ecotype Mountain lineage chromosome 11, Tspe_v1, whole genome shotgun sequence genome includes the window CAACTCGGTAATCAGTCCTGGGCCGTTTTTCCTCCTTGCCATCATCGGTCGTCGACCTTTTCTTCTCGGCTCTTCCTTCGTTCCCCTTCTGGGCTTGGAGCACCTccgccatatttgcaaactcattgcacctctcAAAGAGCTCGGCTtctgggccaagtccttgatgaggtccatgtcagtgagcccgttgctcatcgcAATATGGgtcgtggcctcatccaaatccttgatgtctaaggattctttgttgaaacgTGAGACGAACTCTTGGATCGACTCATCAGACCGTTGCTTCacactgaggaggttgaccgtcgtcttcttgtgtttcatgctaCTCTGGAAGTGCGTGACGAAGGTTGGGTAGAGCTGAGCAAAGCTCGTTATAGAGTTCggtggcaaccaggagaaccatgaggtcgctgcGCCCTTGAGAGATGCggggaaagcccgacaagagATAATCTTGGTTCCCctgtacatggtcatcatcgcattgaaatagttgatatgatccgtcGGGTCTGTCGTCCCGTCATACTGGTCGAAGGGAGGTGGCTTGAACCAGGCCGATAGTAGCACGATCATGATCtagggaggataagggtgtcgtccGATCAGGGAATAGGCGTCTggggtcgcctgtttcttcaattcctccaCCTGCTCGACCAAGTCTAGTAGCCGCTTTTCCAGCTTGGTTTCAGGTGCTCAGCCATTCGGCTCATCCACCTGGTGTAAATTGTCCCGTTCATTCGGCCGAGGTCGATGATTTTTGTCCTTCAGCTCGGGATTAGTTTGCTTGGTCGCCCCATtgaggtcggccattctggtcggcTCGGTCTGCATCACCCCTCTTTACTCTTCTTTCCATCTAGAAATTAGACCCGCTGGGGCTTCTCGGCTGCTCTTCTCGGAGAGGCAGGCTTCGGCATCATGGGGCTACGTCTTGTTGTTCTCGGTGTGCCCTCGGTTGTCCGTCCTCTCCGAGCCGGCCTAAAAATACCGATCTTCTCACTACCGATGCCGTTGGTTTGATCTCTTGCCCGATCCTCGGGCTCCGAGGATGCTCCTGCTCATCCCACCGAGCACTCCTGTTGGGACGCGGAGGAGGAGTTTTCTAACGAGGTGGATGAGACGACGCTGCTCGGTGCTCGGCCCGACGCCGACCACCATTCTGCTGCAAGTTTCCCTCAATGAGCCCTGGTGCCAAGGGGGGTGCGACTGGTGGCTGGCCTAGCAACCCGCCCTGGGCCATCTGTCCCACGAGAGTTCACAGCATCTCGTTAGTGTGCAGCAGTTGAAGCTGAACGTCCATGCCTTGTCAGTTGTTCGCTGGGGCTTTCGGATCCAAACTTCTCGGCATGGGTGGTGGCAGCGACAAATTCAGCCTTGGATGGTTCGGATCGGCCTTGGCCGTCCTTCTGCCGTCGTGTCCAACACACTTCCGCCATTCCCACCATCCTCCAGGGGAATCGGGTTGGCCGTGGCACCCACGCTGGGCTGCGGCCCCCCCGCTCGAGGGGGTCTTCCAGTCGCGCCTTGCCGCGACGTTTTAGGGGGTGGCAAATGTCTAGCTTGCCTATCAGGTTGCGGTTCATCCCCGCGGGAGGCGGAGCCGTGCTGTCCTGATCTTGTTTGCACCACCATTGTCTTCGCTCTTTGGATTGGCAGAAACGACGATGACTAGTTGACGttgttcccacagacgacgccaaaTCTGTTGCTTGTGAAAACCTCTgtcgcccggttcgcccacggatgagtctgcaaaaaatcgagtgagctcaagagagccggtgtggcttcggcctaggactcttcgacgcacaagtcaggtctccagtgcaacagcgtaacagctagtaaaaagtgagatgagcaacagagctccatacctgagtatttatagagtgtgGGTGAGgcagttgggagagtcctagtatggtaggagtccttctttggtaaggctcttctatgcggagtggagagttattttcggggtcggactctctctttaaggtaagagtccatgtcaAAGTGTGATTTCGTATCGCGTTGGGGATTGCGGCTCGATCTTTATCCCGTGATTCCCGGATGGTGCTGACATGGCTCTGCGATTTTCGGCGGGCCGTTAAAACAGCTTCGGTGGAGGGCTCGACCTCAGTGGTCGGCCTCGGTGGTCGGCCTCAGAGCTCAGCCCTGGGGTGGCCGTGACCtcggtgctcggcctcggcctcggcctacTGATGTGAGGTCAGCCCTGGGGCCCTTAGCTGACCTGGGTGGTGCTCCGCGACGCGGGTGCTCGGCACACAGGAGACGGAATGTCAAATCTGTCGGTGGTCAGGTCGGCCCAACTTTGCACGGCTCGGTTCGGTTGATCGGATTGTCCTCGGTGGGCTGAGTGGTCGGCCTAAGTGCTCGGCCAGGTCAGAAATGATGCGTTGCTTCCTTACGGTTAAACGGTTCGGCCCGGTCTGGCTTGTGCTCGGCTCGGCTCAAGGCCTCGATCTCAGTACATCCACGTGGCAACCTCGGGTTGGTTGGGTAATTTATGACTCATCAAAGATGACTTACAAAACTAAAGTCTCTCGGATCGGTTCTAGTAAGGATTCGAGACATTTTGGTTTTAGCAAATTCATTCTTAGCTCTCTTGTTGGAGTCTTCACTTGAGCCATTGTCGGCAGCAACACCAACAGCTGTTTCTTGAAGGATCCGGCACTTATTGCTCATCATCTGAAGAGAAAACCTGAGCATCTCATTCTCTTTGTGTAAACGCTCCATCTCTGCTTCCAGAACTTGCACCTGAAGAAAAGTAACAAAACTACACGTAAATTCATGACTGAAATTTACACTATCCCATTACAGTAGATACCCATTTACCTTCTCTGCAAGAGAAGTATAGTGTTCATCATCCATTACATTGAAGTGATCAGTGAGGAACAGATAGATATATAGGAAAAGCAAAGGAAAAAGCAAAATTAAACCCTGTTTTAATATGATTTTTAAGAAATATTATTCAATGGCCGTTTGGTTCACGCTGATTATTATTCCAACTGCTCAAGGCGGCCAAGTAATCTTTCCTCACTGAGTCTACTCTGAGTCTTGAGAAGGTACGAGTTAAATTTTCAGATCGAATCTTTAATGTGATGGAAACAGGCGTGGATTTTAAGAGCCTTAAGACTTCATGACGTTAGTATGATTACCTCAGCAAGCCAACGTAAGAAAATATCCtttcccatttttctctctattCCTACTAGACAGTGGGGAcatcacaacccacaacatgttGTATGGTGTGAAATTACACGGACTCAATTCAACAGGAAAAAAGGTTGATAAAAAGACTTTCTAAATGGACATGATTGAATGATTTAAGAAAGACAAGGTTACTGGTTAATCATCACATTGGAATCTACTTATCCATAGATTAGTTATAAGTAATTGGCGGCTTCCTCTGGTCAAGTCTCAATTTCTTTTGGAGGTTTTTTGTGAGATTTCAAGGGTGAATCTGCCTACTTCTTCTATAGATGTTGTTTGTTCTTGGACACTTACCTCCTCGGGTGCTTTTTCGATTCATTCAGCCCGTGAAGAGTTGCGagtgttttaccaaaaaaaaaagaagagttgcGAGTGAAAGGCTTTACTGTTCCTTCATGGTCAATGATTTGGAAAAAATATTCTTAACCCCGTCAATCCGACTGTGCGTGGAGATTTCGCCATGGAAAAATTCCTACAGATGATAAGGTTGCTGCAAGAGGAGTGCCTATTGCCTCTCGGTGTGGTCTTGGTTTGAGTGAAGCTGAGAGTTTTCTACATATTTTCTTGGAATGCaaattttcattctttattttgaagtctttttgtatttaaaaaatttggtaTTAATTGGCAGAACTAGGTCTCTCTCCAAGATCTGAGCACATGGTGGAAGAGGAAAGTAAATTCCATCTTTTTAAAAGATGCTTGGATTAATGTGGGTATGGTTTTGGTTCCTAACAAGTTATCAATGAAAGACAATTAAAAAttgcaaagataacacaagaatttatagtggtttggtcaaaacttgcctacgtccactcctttCAGtttagagaaaatttcactaaaaagaatcttgagaatgagcaagagaactcatacaaatcttgattgagagcaagaggactcaactactcttgatttcgagcaagatgactcaaccaatcttgattccgagtaagaggactcaactaaCACATATAATGAAAAATTTAGTAGGAAAGGATTACCTTAACCTTAGTAAGTGTGtaagctaccttccacccttggagctttAAGCTAATTGAAGTAGAGGAGctgagtgtgtgagctttgtGATGAATCGATGCTTACAATCAATGAATGGCTCACTTTGATGCTATTACAATGAATCTTGTATTgaaggctcttaattgtgattttttttttttactaaagaTCAGCAGGATTATATGCTAGATAGCTCTAATTATTATGAAAactgtcttaagatcggattaGATTAGACAAtaataatccggtataccgattCCCAGTCCGGTATGCCAGTTCACCAAACTTCCTTATATGAATTAAGGAGTAACGGTCAAATTCCAACGTCAAAacttgatccggtatgctgaaTAATAATCCGGTACACGGTTTTAGGGTAAAACATAACCAGTagtgatccggtatgttggatcaCTATCCAGCGTAGGCTGGAAAGCTACTGTGGCTTATTTCCTGAGATCAAcaatgatccggtataccgttttaaggatccagtatgccggattAGCTATTTTTTGTTGAAATAAGCTAATTCCTttatggagctaccttgggagTTACCAAACTAAATTGGTCATATATATAGAGGTTgatttaacctcctaaggtcattctacatgaatgtatgcgtgtgtgtgtgtgcattgcATTACTTGTGATCTTAACAAAGAATTTACAACCAAATACAACTTAAAATCTTTAAGCATGgaggttttcaaaatagaatcttCTATTTGacttgatctttgtcttcaaaacttcaTTCCTTCATTTTATTAACTTGAGCTGAATTTTGAGCATTAGTCACTTGACTTGAGTGCTCTTGAATTGTATGCTCTTaaatatgctccccctcacttggtgctacgctcttatctaaacaacttaaacaagagttagtccaagaatgattttatttgttatcatcaaaacttctatgtcatcatggtggatgacttggagtgtatgaggtTTTTTCCTCAACAGGAAGTAAAGACTAACAAGGGCACACGATCCAAGACAAAGAAAAAACTTCTTAAAAAGCAAAAGCCTATTGAGCTTTGATGATACTATCTACCCAATTCTGTTTGGCTTTCCCCAttcaaattaacaaaaatagagtACATACGTCAATCCAGGTAGGAAGATTCTCTTCAGCCTAGCTAAAAAGTCGATCCACAAGTATCCAAGAAGAGGATCTAATAGATTAAGAACATAAAATTCTACATCTGATCAGTAGAATGATCAGGAAGGGTCACAATTGATCTTGCAACTGCTACTGATAAAGCTGCAGTAAAGTTAGGATCTCTAGTTAAGGAAGCCACATGTTCTTCAATTCTATAGGTATCCATGGAATCATGGCATGGCCTTCTGCTGGTGCCTTCATAAACATGAGGAAGAGCTAAACCAAGGGCTGTATTTGGTTTAGGAAGATTAAGACCATTAGGGGAAAAACTATGGGAATTGGTAGTTGAGGCCATGAATGTGCAATCTTGAAAATCTGTGAAACCACTTGGTGCTTGAACCTCATGGTTATGCTCTCCTTCATATGTTGCAACCAATATGGACTTGTCCTCTACACATCTCTGCACCTAATCACgataaaaggagaaatgggTTAGTTAAAAAGTTGGGTTTATTCAAACTCtaaaagatctctctctctctctctctctctctctctctctctaccttttTCTTGACAGGGCAACTAGGAAACATGGAACACTTGAAATAAGCTCTGGGTGATGGGTTATCTTTAGTAACCTTCTGTCCATATTTCCTCCACTGGTATCCATCAGTCACCACCTAAAACAACAAAGCATGTAAAAAACAAAGCCTATAACGAtgcaaaaaagaatgaaaatcacAAACAACAGTAACACAATTGATTATAAGGATTTACTTGGTTTCGCAAGATTGCCTACTTCCACCATGAGATGAgatttgtttcactatcaatggtgAATAGGATTACTGTCGCTCGTCCTCACACGTCTCTCAGAttccattacaaagaaaaaacctGAGCTACAAATTTCTAGCGAAATCGTCTACAAAAATTTTACTGAAATACCCATTTAACCCTTCGAGTTCTTTGGCCTCTTAACCGCAATTGGGAATCTACCCTCTAATCCAAGAGAGGAATACTAGAAATCGTACCCCCAACAAAAGGATTATTATTGAAtcagaaaaaaagataaagagcGAAAACAACAGTTATATATCGAAATCTGGGAAGAAGATGACTTACAAGACTAAAGTCTCTCGGATCGGTTCTAGTGAGGATTCGAGACATCTTTGTTTGAGCAAATTCATTCTTAGCTCTCTTGTTGGAGTCTTCACTTGAGCCACTGTcggcagcaacagcaacagctgTTTCTTGAAGGATCCGGCACTTATTGCTCATCATCTGAAGAGAAACCCTGAGCATCTCATTCTCTTTGTGTAGACGCTCCATCTCTGCTTCCAGAACTTGCACCTgaagaaaagtacaaaactatACGTAAATTCATGACTGAAATTTACACTATCCCATTACAGTAGATACCTATTTACCTTCTCTGCAAGAGAAGTATAGTGTTCATCACCCATTATATTGAAGTGATCAGTGAGGAACAGAGATATATaggaaaagcaaaagaaaaagacctGTTTTAATATGATTTTTAAGAAATATTATTCAATGGTCGTTTGGTTTACGCTGATTATATAATTCCAACTGCTCAAGGCGGCCAAGTAATCTTTCCTCACTGAGTCTACTCTGAGTCTTGAGAAGGCACGAGAAGGAAATGCAAATTTTCAGATAGAATCATTAATGTGAGGGAAACAGGTTCGTGGATTTTAAGAGCCTTAAGACTTCATGACGTTAGTATGATTACCTCAGCAAGCCAACGTAAGAAAGTatccttttccatttttctccCTATTCCTACTTAGACAGTGGAAAATTAGTCACACAATGCGCACAGCaccccccagtactgggggagATCAGGATCCCTAGACAGTGGGGACATCACAACCCACAACACGTTGTATGGTGTGAAATTACACGGACTCAATTCAACAGGAAAAAAAGTTGCTAAAAAGATTTTCTAAATGGACATGATTGAATGATTTAAGAAAGACAAGATTACTGGTTAATCATAACATTGGAATCTGTACATATTTACTTATCCATAGATTAGTTATAAGTAATTGGCGGCTTCCCCTGGTCAAGTCTCAATTTCTTTTGGAGGATTTTTTATGAGATTTCAAGGGTGAAACTGCCTACTTCTTCTATAGATGTTGTTTGTTCTTGGACACTTACCTCCTTGGGTGTTTTCTCGATTCATTCAGCCTATTCGATTGTAGATTTGATATTATTGCCTTAAGCTTTGGAGATTACATGAGTGTACATATATATAGGAGAGGTGAGAAGAATCCACAagattggaaactcaatcacctttaccatatagagagagatgtgaTTGAAAGAATAATGGGATTGAGAGAGATTACATACAATAATAGAAAGATAAATAATGGTAAGATAAGTTGCATGAGATTGCATGAGATTACATGGAATTGCATGTAATGATGGTAAGTGTAGGATTGCATGTAATAATGGTAGGTGCAAGAGAGGAACGCTGTTATGactgatacaccccctcaagatgaagattcGAGAGATCTAATCGATTAATTTCCACTGCgtattcgggtatgggatggatccctctttccatgtgatggattagagatgagtTTTTTCCATCTGTTTTGgcttccataattgcatgggacacaaaacAGAAGGGCAGGACATTGGTTTGTTAGACCAAACTCTAattgggatgcactagggttcccgtgggcgaccatggaaaccctaaaaattaaataggaCGCCCATGGACGatcatgggctaacccagggcgtacaataccctaattggtttataattgattttcCTAGGAAATCATGACTTGATCCCaagaccgtagtttgacctacatgCAACTCATCATACCATACCATATTCATGGCTGACGATTGGCTTTCATTATCTTCATCTCATTCAAGTAGTCAGCAACTGAATCTTTATCTTCAACCTTAAATTCACAGGCTTTCTTATTAAAAAAGCATTGTTTCCAATATTATTTCTCTTATATAAGTCTTCCAATTCTTTCCATAGTACTTGTGTAAATATCTCAAATAGACACTTGGTGAAAGATCGTATCATCCAACCATTCCCAGACGTGCACAATGGCTTTTCTACCCATTTTCTTCCAATCTCCATCTTTTATATCTTTCGGTTTAGTTGTCCTACCCGCAATAGATGCAGACAAACTATTGATACAAATCTCTGTAATATAAAAACTCTATCATCTTTGCTTTCCTGGTCatccaattattttttattcGAACTCATCAATCTATTTGTGGTGCCTGACTCCATTTTAATTCACGTTTGGCAAGTAAAAACAATGCCACCAAAAATAACTTGTGCTCTAATATCACCTAGTCGGAAGCAAACCCTTCAGTTCTGTgtatgaatcaaagagaaaacAGCCCACAATTATGTATATGCAAATGAGAAAACAGCCCACAATTATGTATATGCAAATGTTGGAAGTAAATTAAAGGGATAAACAAGCAATCGCTAATCAAACTATAATACCAAATTTATATGGAAAACTCTTCCATTTTAAACGAAAATCATGGGACAAATCTGAGAGAGATCCACTATTTGAacaatattattgttgttggtgaagcctgattttggCCAGAAAGTATAGTTGAGATCTTCGAAGGACTTTTTCGGCCTCGAAATGACCTCGGAATAGTGAACACCCCCACCAATGGCGAGGGGTTGTGTTGGGCTCTttgagatcttcgaaatgagtacttttgagccatatgttatgttttggttcgGCCCTATattttttggcaattttgggccaggggcacttttgtactttctggggttagggcttccctatataatgttcttatttCTTTGAGATGGGGTTAAGAGGGTTTGTAATATTTCCAGAAAAATAGTGAAATTTGTTCTATTGCTTGGCCGTGGATATAACTTCCCaccttgggggtgaaccacataaatctttgtGTAGTGCGTTGTGTGTGCTTTCTCTatttcgtttttcttctgcaagtCGCTATTCTGGGCGTTATTTTTCTTAACAATTATACAATATTTCCTTCTCAAGCCTTTGCCCAAAACTTGAGGTTTACAACAAAATATGGGAGAATAATAACAAATGTAAGAGATTATATGATATTTCTGACCTCTAGAAAcccaaaataaaccaaaagaaattccaTTAATAATCCAAAAATGAGGAGGTCAATGACACATTGTATccatatttttttgaaaactaaaTAATATTCCTGAAGTGAGAAGAATAGACAAATCAGTCCTTCTAATAGTTAGAAATGGATTTTCATTGCACATGTGAGGCATGTTTTTGTAAAACTCTTCCCTTACGTGAAAAGAGGTTTTTCAAAAGGAATTACGATAGTCACTTCAAAAGGAATTACGTGAAAAAATTCTTTGATagatcatatgtcaaatttagtAGTCCATCTCAATCCTTATGGTTGGCCACTTATAGAGTTTTCCTTTACATTTCAAAAGTTCTTCAAATTAtcattaatgttttttttttttttttttttttttgaaataatctTTGTATTGTATAAGGCCTTCCTTGCCTTTCTCTTGACATCATGTTCAGCCTGCTTCTGTGCCTTCTCTTCTGCAATTTCATtgccttgattgacatacggagAATATGCAGGTTAGTCTGAAATTTTACCCATACATAATTATTGATAAGAATAAAATATCTACAATTTAGATCCTAAAAAACATGCGgtctaaaaataaataaataaatatataaaaatacatTCAAACAcatgaatttttctcctctcaggtttcctGTCTGGTcgggttcgtaggttcctctcattgGGGATCGAAAATGACATCCTCATCCCaccaggttcctctcataggggatcgaaaatgacgacctcatcCCACCCatgaggtcgtcattttcgatatcctatgagaggaacttgggtggggtgaggtcgtcatttccaatctccaatgagaggaacctacaaaTCTGACCGAACaggaaacctgagaggagttaagtccCCATGGAATTTAAATGGCATCTGGTAGAATATCACTTTACAATAATATGTATTGTCTTTTATCGCCTTTTAttgaatcttcttttttttattgaattttccgtcaacaacaaaaaattgaCTTGAAGCATTGACATGTCACAAACAAGAAAAGGcgaaacacaaaaaaaagaaatcaatccAACCACGTAGGCACTTACTCAGATACAATTACCACCATGTACACATGAACAAGTCTATTTCCCGTGCTAAGAATTCTCCTCTTCTAGAATGAAGTTTTTGAAAACAAATGTACAATTATCTATTGtctatagggatgtaaacggatcggattcggctcggatagtgctatatccgcatccgcatccgattagctttcggacggattcggatagtgctaaacggatacaaatacgaatacagatcgaatattttatccatttacatgtaaatatagcttttcggatagttatagcttatccatatccgtatccgtatccgtttagctttcgaacggattcggataatgctaaacagaTACTAACATGGATATGAAAACGGATTTttgctattcatttacatccctatttgtCTGCATCCACTAATTGACCCAAAGACTCAAAATTTCCAAAAAGCTGAAAACAGCCCAAGCCCACTATACCAACAACTGGGCCCCATTGCCATATAATGCGGAGATTTTTTCATAACCGACAATATATAGGCTTCTGCTCCGATCACTTTCTATTTTCCATGGTCATGTACTCATGTGAGTAGTGGGGAAGGTGAGTGTGTCTTGATCATAACGAATAAATGGGTCCATATAAGTTTACAAGTATAATGATGCCAGAGATTCTGTTGAACAATTGATCTACGGATTCGTATAAGACAAATATAAATGGAGAGCACAGTTCTTACACACCTGTGGTAGGAACTTTTTCTACACAGCTCAATTTTGTAGATAAGTAGATCGTTAGGTCCCCTGTTCATATGGTTCAGTTCTATTAGAGTAGCTTTCCACGTGGTGAAAAATACATAATTTTTTTcgtgaatatatatatatatttgaataCATATAGCCAAGAAAAATTACATAGTCGGATTATGTTGATGTTCAATATTGTGTCCAATCCATAGACATCTCTCAATGGAGGATATAATATATAGTTGTACAATGATTCTcatctattatcacatgtgataatagaagaTTGTGGAGATATACACATGTGACAATAAGAGATTACAAGGGATATGTATGATATGCAATATATGCAAGATTACAAAGATATGCACATGTGATAATGCAAGATTACATAGATatgcacatgtgataatattagaGATATGCAAGATTACATGCACATGTGATAATGCAAGGATTTGCAATGAGAGAAATCCGAATATTGAGAGTAAATCAATATTCGGTCaacacaccccctcaaggtggaggtGAGGGTGACTGAACCTTCAGCTTGTCGCGCATGACATGAAATCTAGCCGTTGGTAAGGCTTTGGTGAGGACGTCGGCCAGCTGATTAGAGGTAGAGATGAACTGAACTGATAGTTGACGATTGGCCACCCGTTCATGTACAAAGTGaaagtcaacttcaatgtgtttggtgCAAGCATGAAACACCGGGTTGGCAGATAAGTAG containing:
- the LOC122645635 gene encoding probable WRKY transcription factor 40, which encodes MERLHKENEMLRVSLQMMSNKCRILQETAVAVAADSGSSEDSNKRAKNEFAQTKMSRILTRTDPRDFSLVVTDGYQWRKYGQKVTKDNPSPRAYFKCSMFPSCPVKKKVQRCVEDKSILVATYEGEHNHEVQAPSGFTDFQDCTFMASTTNSHSFSPNGLNLPKPNTALGLALPHVYEGTSRRPCHDSMDTYRIEEHVASLTRDPNFTAALSVAVARSIVTLPDHSTDQM